The following coding sequences lie in one Kamptonema formosum PCC 6407 genomic window:
- a CDS encoding P-loop NTPase fold protein → MPDQVISANNQHISKVNKHIEEYLDDAYCNLAYSPQFAVLLKGQWGCGKSWFINQYIQKFKEGSKTPLYVSLYGVNSFSQIEDILFEQIHPILSSKGAKIAGKIFKGLLNRWVLNIDMNHDEKPEVSVQSTLSETSIKDFLNSSLVKKDSQYGVLIFDDLERCGLEIESILGYINSFVESEYLKVVIIADEDRIIDQEKYRKVKEKLIGKTFEIKPDVQGSLNSFINKLDHQRSKDFLMINLDIIQELYGQAKCTNLRILNRICLDFERIFEKLSQKAQNKPEFLKEVLELLIIFSIEISYGRVKPEEIQGIGLQLDKELTSEIYQQYTNSREITPNEENKKFIEIFAKYQHIYSIYCSSEMSAFSGLFPSLSWWHNFFDKGIVDQEELEKLLPNSKYFYNENTPNWIKLYDYTRHTDEDFEKILNQVESEYFIDKKIENIAIIKHITGLFLVFSDAGIYSKSKPDIIKEAQKYIDLLNTSNKLDIKYKDTLVPYMGREFIAKDYPEFKEFDDYIKEIQKEVRLKNMPSEANKILDIMQNNITDLQSIICAPGSLDPKKEKYYDYPIFKHLPPEDFINTVLIVMSSNEDKNIIYYIFYCLKGRYTFSHENIVRYLVEELDFLKIFQELLLAEVGIRKGKISGYLLNQSNELYLKDTISHLEQIKQSFPQNLRDININTDPYQTTLTTPLEGDKEGYNV, encoded by the coding sequence ATGCCAGACCAAGTAATTAGCGCAAACAATCAGCATATTTCTAAAGTCAATAAGCATATTGAAGAATACTTAGATGATGCTTATTGTAATTTAGCTTATTCTCCTCAATTTGCAGTTCTACTTAAAGGGCAATGGGGTTGTGGTAAATCATGGTTTATAAATCAGTATATTCAAAAGTTTAAAGAAGGAAGCAAAACTCCTTTATACGTTAGCCTTTATGGAGTCAATAGTTTTTCTCAAATAGAAGATATTTTGTTTGAACAGATACATCCTATCCTCTCGTCAAAAGGAGCAAAAATAGCAGGAAAAATTTTTAAGGGTTTGTTAAACAGATGGGTGTTAAATATTGACATGAATCACGATGAAAAACCTGAAGTAAGCGTACAATCAACTCTTTCAGAAACAAGTATAAAAGATTTCCTGAATTCATCTCTTGTTAAAAAAGATTCACAATATGGTGTTTTAATTTTTGATGATTTAGAACGGTGTGGTTTAGAAATTGAAAGTATTTTAGGCTATATCAATAGTTTTGTTGAATCTGAATATCTAAAAGTTGTTATTATTGCTGATGAAGATAGAATAATCGATCAAGAAAAATATAGGAAAGTCAAAGAAAAATTAATTGGTAAAACTTTTGAAATTAAGCCTGATGTTCAAGGCTCGTTAAATAGCTTTATTAATAAATTAGATCATCAAAGAAGCAAAGATTTTTTAATGATAAATCTAGATATTATTCAAGAATTGTATGGACAAGCAAAGTGTACGAATTTAAGAATTTTGAACCGAATATGTCTAGATTTTGAGAGGATTTTTGAAAAATTATCACAAAAAGCTCAGAATAAACCGGAGTTCCTAAAAGAAGTCTTAGAACTATTGATAATATTTTCTATTGAAATTTCTTATGGAAGAGTGAAACCAGAAGAGATTCAAGGCATAGGCCTACAATTAGATAAAGAATTAACATCAGAAATATATCAGCAATATACTAATTCAAGAGAAATTACTCCTAACGAAGAAAATAAAAAATTTATTGAGATATTTGCAAAATATCAACACATTTATAGTATCTATTGTTCAAGTGAAATGAGCGCTTTTTCAGGATTGTTTCCTAGCTTATCATGGTGGCATAATTTTTTTGATAAAGGTATTGTAGATCAGGAAGAATTAGAAAAATTACTACCAAACAGCAAATATTTTTATAATGAAAACACCCCTAATTGGATAAAATTGTACGACTATACTAGACATACTGATGAAGACTTTGAGAAAATACTTAATCAAGTTGAGTCAGAATATTTTATAGATAAAAAAATTGAAAATATTGCAATAATTAAACATATTACTGGATTATTTTTAGTGTTTTCTGATGCTGGGATCTATAGCAAAAGCAAGCCAGATATTATTAAGGAAGCCCAAAAATATATTGATCTATTGAACACATCGAATAAGCTAGATATAAAGTATAAGGATACCTTAGTTCCTTATATGGGCCGTGAGTTTATAGCAAAAGATTATCCAGAATTTAAAGAGTTTGATGATTATATTAAAGAAATTCAAAAAGAAGTAAGGCTTAAAAATATGCCTAGTGAGGCGAACAAGATACTGGATATTATGCAAAATAATATTACTGATCTTCAATCCATAATATGTGCTCCAGGTAGTTTAGATCCTAAAAAAGAGAAATATTATGATTATCCTATTTTTAAACATTTACCACCAGAAGATTTTATAAATACAGTTTTAATTGTAATGTCGTCTAATGAAGATAAAAATATAATTTATTATATTTTTTATTGTCTAAAAGGAAGATATACATTCTCACATGAAAATATTGTTAGATATTTAGTTGAGGAACTGGATTTTCTTAAAATTTTTCAAGAATTATTACTAGCAGAAGTTGGTATAAGAAAAGGGAAAATTAGTGGATATTTATTAAATCAGTCCAACGAACTTTATTTAAAAGACACCATTAGTCACCTTGAACAAATAAAACAATCTTTCCCACAAAATCTTAGAGACATTAATATTAATACAGACCCTTATCAGACTACATTGACAACTCCCTTGGAGGGTGACAAAGAAGGCTACAACGTATAA